From bacterium, one genomic window encodes:
- a CDS encoding ABC transporter ATP-binding protein, translating to MRTVLKAKIRQAVIRLEGVSRSYGEGEARVKALDHVSFEIRKGEFTAVVGPSGSGKTTLLNLIGGLDQPSAGHLWLGDREMGSMGGNELSDFRRDHLGFIFQAYNLVPVLTVKENIEYVLLLKGVGEAERRARVAKMLKEVGLSGREDRFPNELSGGQQQRVAVARAMVSEPDLILADEPTANLDSASGAALLDLMRHLNEEHGRTFLFSTHDRMVMERARRLITIKDGRVVRDETKKK from the coding sequence ATGAGGACAGTCCTAAAAGCCAAGATCAGGCAGGCGGTCATCCGGCTCGAAGGCGTTTCCCGTTCCTACGGGGAAGGCGAGGCCCGGGTGAAGGCGCTGGACCACGTGAGCTTCGAGATCAGGAAAGGCGAGTTCACGGCGGTGGTGGGACCCTCGGGGTCGGGCAAGACCACCCTTTTGAACCTCATCGGGGGCCTGGACCAGCCCTCCGCCGGACACCTTTGGCTGGGTGACCGGGAGATGGGAAGCATGGGCGGCAATGAGCTTTCCGATTTCCGCCGCGACCACCTGGGCTTCATCTTCCAGGCCTACAACCTGGTGCCGGTGCTGACGGTCAAGGAGAACATCGAGTATGTCCTCCTGCTGAAGGGAGTGGGCGAGGCGGAGCGACGCGCGCGGGTGGCCAAGATGCTCAAGGAGGTCGGGCTCTCGGGCCGCGAGGACCGGTTCCCCAACGAACTCTCGGGAGGCCAGCAGCAGCGCGTGGCCGTGGCCCGCGCCATGGTCTCCGAGCCGGACCTCATCCTGGCCGACGAGCCCACCGCCAACCTGGATTCGGCCTCGGGCGCGGCCCTGTTGGACCTCATGCGCCACTTGAACGAGGAACATGGAAGGACCTTCCTCTTCTCCACCCACGACCGGATGGTCATGGAGAGGGCGCGGCGCCTTATCACCATCAAGGACGGCCGGGTGGTCCGCGATGAAACCAAGAAAAAATAA
- a CDS encoding glycosyltransferase: MTSPYTDYRRIIGASEHDLIARIARKLSDQKVVMVNSTRDGGGVAEILRNMVPLLNELGVETSWEVIEGRPDFYACTKTLHNALHGRPEPLTPAMLKAFWEISEMNAGKLKDQLDRPLVFIHDPQPAGMIKRLRKPGQRWIYRCHVDVSTPFPNAWEFLGPLIAEYDASVFSHPSFAQHMEKPQFLVAPSIDPLSDKNKDLPENFIQRTLRRYGLDAKRPLITQVSRFDKLKDPLGVIEAFRKVKRTHPDCQLLLAGGAASDDPESVHILPALQEAAGKDPDIHILDLPPFSDLEINALQRASTVVLQKSLKEGFALTVSEALWKERPVVAMAVGGIPLQVLAGKTGYLVHTIEGTAAAIRRVLDQPEEAAHFAKNGREHVRRNFLITRHIRDYLSLFLCVLNPGKTVVRLAS; this comes from the coding sequence ATGACCTCCCCCTACACGGATTACCGGCGCATCATCGGAGCGAGCGAACATGACCTGATCGCGCGCATCGCCCGGAAGCTCTCGGATCAAAAGGTCGTGATGGTGAATTCCACCCGGGACGGGGGAGGGGTGGCCGAGATCCTCCGGAACATGGTGCCGCTCCTGAACGAACTGGGGGTGGAGACCAGCTGGGAGGTCATCGAGGGCCGGCCGGATTTCTATGCCTGCACCAAGACCCTGCACAACGCCTTGCACGGGCGTCCCGAACCCCTGACCCCCGCCATGCTCAAGGCCTTTTGGGAGATCTCGGAGATGAACGCGGGCAAACTCAAGGACCAGTTGGACCGGCCCCTGGTCTTCATCCACGACCCCCAGCCGGCGGGGATGATCAAGCGTCTGCGCAAGCCGGGCCAGCGTTGGATCTACCGCTGCCACGTGGACGTTTCCACGCCTTTCCCCAACGCCTGGGAATTCCTGGGGCCCCTGATCGCTGAATACGACGCCTCGGTCTTTTCCCACCCCAGCTTCGCCCAGCACATGGAGAAGCCCCAGTTCCTGGTGGCCCCCTCCATCGATCCGCTCTCGGACAAGAACAAGGACCTGCCGGAGAATTTCATCCAGCGTACCCTGCGGCGCTACGGGCTGGACGCCAAGCGGCCCCTCATCACCCAGGTCTCCCGCTTCGACAAGCTCAAGGACCCGCTGGGCGTCATCGAGGCCTTCCGCAAGGTGAAGAGGACCCATCCCGACTGCCAACTGCTCCTGGCGGGCGGGGCGGCGTCGGACGATCCCGAGTCGGTGCATATCCTGCCCGCCCTGCAGGAGGCGGCGGGGAAGGACCCGGACATCCACATCCTGGACCTGCCTCCCTTCTCCGATCTGGAGATCAACGCCCTGCAACGGGCCAGCACCGTCGTGCTCCAGAAGTCCCTGAAGGAGGGCTTCGCCCTCACGGTGTCCGAGGCGCTCTGGAAGGAAAGGCCGGTGGTGGCCATGGCGGTGGGGGGCATTCCCCTGCAGGTCCTGGCGGGCAAGACGGGCTACCTGGTGCATACCATCGAAGGGACGGCGGCGGCCATCCGGAGGGTGTTGGATCAACCCGAGGAGGCGGCCCACTTCGCCAAGAACGGCCGGGAGCACGTGCGGCGCAATTTCCTCATTACGCGCCATATCCGGGACTATCTGAGCCTTTTCCTTTGCGTGCTGAATCCCGGGAAGACGGTGGTCCGTCTGGCGTCCTAA
- a CDS encoding DUF5752 family protein yields MPGPFQFMTSVEAVQLTGIKAASLQELYEGLQKVDDASIYHHTHRFYRAHSFLGHSDRSDFALWVAQNLREEAVAERLGALDLRDYPTLSSLREAVFAILEPFREEPDRWARRVPPGLEFHFCRAVSLVLSTGHRASNLEEFVHGLERVDASCIHYHLIEAQLHYHGPDDGFHNDFSQWLLDLGFPEQAEAVAALDPYQGDLENVRKRLVGIVRGNRLRDTFHRIADRLSHDPAGEAASHWLKRWRKES; encoded by the coding sequence ATGCCCGGACCATTCCAGTTCATGACCTCGGTGGAGGCCGTCCAGCTCACCGGGATCAAGGCCGCCAGCCTCCAGGAGCTCTATGAGGGCCTCCAGAAGGTGGACGACGCCTCCATCTACCACCACACCCACCGCTTCTACCGGGCCCATTCCTTCCTCGGGCATTCGGACCGGTCCGATTTCGCCCTCTGGGTGGCCCAGAACCTCCGCGAGGAAGCGGTCGCCGAGCGGTTGGGGGCGCTGGACCTGCGGGACTATCCGACCTTGAGCTCCCTGCGCGAGGCCGTTTTCGCGATCCTCGAACCTTTCCGGGAAGAACCGGATCGCTGGGCCCGGCGTGTGCCCCCGGGGCTGGAGTTCCATTTTTGCCGCGCCGTCAGCCTGGTCCTCTCGACCGGACATCGGGCCTCGAACCTGGAGGAATTCGTCCATGGCCTGGAGCGGGTGGACGCTTCCTGCATCCATTACCACCTGATCGAGGCCCAACTCCACTATCACGGCCCGGACGACGGGTTCCACAATGACTTCTCTCAATGGCTTTTGGACCTCGGGTTCCCCGAGCAGGCCGAGGCTGTCGCGGCGCTGGATCCCTACCAGGGGGACCTGGAGAACGTCCGCAAGCGCCTGGTCGGCATCGTTCGGGGGAACCGCCTCCGGGACACTTTCCACCGGATCGCTGACCGGCTATCCCATGACCCGGCGGGGGAAGCGGCCTCCCACTGGCTCAAACGCTGGAGAAAGGAATCCTGA
- a CDS encoding GGDEF domain-containing protein, with protein MEKAPAHQRFYILFLSLALVFFLIYLDILSGLEVHLTALLLVPVYLATRYSGLGAGILISVLSSLSLLIDPLLERKIYPHLWEVFWNIVVLFIFFAVVSYLSDRLRKESAHNERMAQRDHLTDLLNGRAFFEAAERVRVASIQNGRPFSLCFLDLDEFKKVNDELGHMTGDELLRIVAGAIRGNIREDDMAVRMGGDEFGILFPGAGPEEAQGLVERVREAIRGEMALRGWGVTPSLGVATFYEVPGTVKDMVHHADQLMYRAKTGGKDQVCRGTVGPTPRTAVP; from the coding sequence TTGGAAAAAGCACCCGCCCATCAACGCTTCTACATCCTTTTTCTTTCCCTGGCCCTCGTTTTTTTCCTGATCTACCTGGACATCCTCAGCGGGTTGGAAGTGCACCTGACCGCGCTCCTGCTGGTCCCCGTCTATTTGGCGACCCGCTATTCAGGCCTGGGGGCGGGGATCCTGATCTCGGTGCTGTCCTCCCTGAGCCTGCTCATCGACCCGCTGCTGGAACGCAAGATCTACCCGCATCTTTGGGAGGTCTTTTGGAACATCGTGGTCCTCTTCATCTTTTTCGCGGTGGTCTCCTACCTGTCGGACCGCCTGCGCAAGGAATCGGCCCATAACGAGCGCATGGCCCAACGGGACCACCTGACGGACCTGCTCAATGGCCGCGCCTTCTTCGAGGCGGCCGAAAGGGTGCGGGTCGCCTCCATCCAGAACGGGCGCCCTTTCTCACTTTGTTTCCTGGACCTGGACGAGTTCAAGAAGGTGAACGACGAACTGGGCCACATGACGGGGGACGAACTTTTGCGGATCGTGGCGGGCGCCATCCGGGGAAACATCCGGGAGGACGACATGGCGGTGCGTATGGGAGGCGACGAGTTCGGGATCCTCTTCCCGGGCGCGGGTCCCGAGGAGGCCCAGGGGCTGGTGGAGCGGGTGAGGGAAGCGATCCGGGGCGAAATGGCGTTGCGGGGGTGGGGCGTGACGCCCAGCCTGGGGGTGGCGACCTTCTATGAGGTGCCGGGGACGGTCAAGGACATGGTCCATCACGCCGACCAGCTCA
- a CDS encoding sugar ABC transporter permease, whose product MTGREKQNLKMGLAFTAPWIVGLVLFTLYPVGASFIYSFCDYSVLTKPVFIGLGNYVDLFTDEVYWHSVYNTFYYAAFLLPLSTLVALVLALLLNADIRGKGVYRSIFFLPSIIPMISMAILWLWIFNPKFGLLNYALALFGIDGPSWLQDPLWTKPAFILMGVWTVGNAVVIYLAALQDVPPSLYEAADIDGARWFHKIRHVTLPMISPAIFFNLVMGLITALQVFAVPYVMTFPIPGQPAGSALFYTMYLYDNAFRYLRMGYACAMAVVLFLLILGLTWLILRLSKRSVHYRGQ is encoded by the coding sequence ATGACCGGACGGGAAAAACAGAACTTGAAGATGGGCCTGGCCTTCACCGCGCCCTGGATCGTGGGGCTCGTCCTTTTCACCCTCTATCCGGTGGGCGCTTCCTTCATCTACAGCTTCTGCGACTACTCGGTCCTGACCAAACCCGTCTTCATCGGCCTGGGAAACTACGTGGACCTCTTCACCGACGAGGTCTACTGGCACTCGGTCTATAACACCTTCTACTACGCGGCCTTCCTGCTGCCCTTGAGCACCCTGGTGGCGCTGGTCCTGGCCCTGCTCCTCAACGCCGACATCCGGGGCAAAGGCGTCTACCGATCCATCTTCTTCCTGCCCTCCATCATCCCCATGATCTCCATGGCCATCCTCTGGCTCTGGATCTTCAACCCCAAGTTCGGCCTCTTGAACTACGCCCTGGCGCTCTTCGGGATCGACGGCCCCTCCTGGCTCCAGGACCCCCTCTGGACCAAACCCGCCTTCATCCTCATGGGCGTCTGGACCGTGGGCAACGCCGTGGTCATCTACCTGGCGGCCCTGCAGGACGTGCCCCCAAGCCTCTATGAGGCCGCGGACATCGACGGCGCCCGCTGGTTCCACAAGATCCGCCACGTGACGCTGCCCATGATCTCCCCGGCCATCTTCTTCAACCTCGTCATGGGCCTCATCACGGCCCTGCAGGTCTTCGCGGTGCCCTACGTCATGACCTTCCCCATCCCCGGCCAGCCCGCCGGGTCGGCCCTCTTCTACACCATGTACCTCTACGACAACGCCTTCCGCTACCTGCGCATGGGCTACGCCTGCGCCATGGCGGTGGTGCTGTTCCTGCTCATCCTGGGCCTCACCTGGCTCATCCTGCGGCTGTCGAAGCGCAGCGTCCATTACCGGGGGCAATGA
- a CDS encoding carbohydrate ABC transporter permease, with protein sequence MATLQSRKRMERIGKACAHLLLVGAGVFFLAPLLWMLSTSLKPVEQTMAVPPQWLPHPFQWGNYGEAVRYIDFFRYTANSLIVCSLSVVGTLVSSSLAAYGFSRIEWKGRDAFFWVTVSTMMVPFPILMVPLYGLFRELHWIGSLKPLWVPAFFGSAFNIFLLRQFFLGIPKEINEAAQIDGCPEWRIWASLILPLSKPALSVVALFQFIYNWNDFLGPLLFLTRQKDFTLALGLQFFQSQNGGTQWHLLMAASVLASLPILALFAFAQRTFIRGIAMSGLKD encoded by the coding sequence ATGGCGACCCTTCAAAGCCGCAAGCGGATGGAAAGGATCGGGAAGGCCTGCGCGCACCTGCTTTTGGTCGGGGCCGGGGTCTTCTTCCTGGCGCCCTTGCTCTGGATGCTCTCCACATCGCTCAAACCGGTGGAGCAGACCATGGCGGTGCCGCCCCAATGGCTCCCCCATCCCTTCCAATGGGGCAATTACGGGGAGGCGGTGCGTTACATCGACTTCTTCCGCTACACCGCCAACTCGCTCATTGTCTGTTCTTTATCGGTGGTGGGGACCTTGGTCTCCAGCTCGCTGGCGGCCTACGGTTTCTCGCGTATCGAGTGGAAGGGGCGGGACGCCTTCTTCTGGGTGACCGTTTCCACCATGATGGTGCCCTTCCCCATCCTGATGGTGCCCCTTTATGGGCTCTTCCGGGAACTGCATTGGATCGGGAGCTTGAAACCCCTCTGGGTGCCGGCCTTCTTCGGGTCCGCCTTCAATATCTTCCTGTTGCGCCAGTTCTTCCTGGGCATTCCCAAGGAGATCAACGAGGCCGCCCAGATCGACGGCTGTCCCGAATGGCGCATCTGGGCCTCCCTCATCCTGCCCCTCTCCAAGCCCGCCCTGTCGGTGGTGGCGCTCTTCCAGTTCATCTACAACTGGAACGACTTCCTGGGGCCTCTTCTCTTTTTGACCCGCCAGAAGGATTTCACCCTGGCCCTAGGCCTGCAGTTCTTCCAGAGCCAGAACGGCGGCACCCAATGGCACCTTTTGATGGCGGCCTCGGTGCTGGCGTCGCTCCCCATCCTGGCGCTCTTCGCCTTCGCCCAGCGGACCTTCATCCGGGGCATCGCCATGAGCGGGTTGAAGGATTAG
- a CDS encoding ABC transporter permease, with the protein MGLLLRMGWRNILRNRRRTLLTASIIALGLACLILMDAFIQGMVKNLVATATDTFLGQAQVHAAGFRTELKVEQTIHDLPGVVETLRTDPDVAAFVERIQVMGMVSSAADAESVGVFGVDPEKEKKLSKIAQAVVKGEGLGGSGDNGILLGERLAMTLQVGVGDRVVVTCARAGTGELEQEMFRVKGLFAFNSAAMDRDLAFIGLEKARSMAGLPGAAHEIAFRFKEGDGSEAFHDGLYRKLSENGNEALDWSRLMPDMKSAMDLTGVSSAILAVLLAVLAGLAILNTLFMALYERFFEFGVLRALGTRPFQLGALVMAESAALGLLSVALGTLLGFLFTGILSATGVNYAGIEFSGVTFQQAVYPQMRALQYTVFPLGVWVFTVLIALYPAVHAARIVPAKALHRSLG; encoded by the coding sequence ATGGGACTGCTCCTTCGCATGGGATGGCGCAACATCCTCCGCAACCGTCGGCGAACCCTGCTCACGGCTTCCATCATCGCGTTGGGGCTGGCCTGCCTGATCCTCATGGACGCCTTCATCCAGGGAATGGTGAAGAACCTGGTGGCGACCGCCACCGACACCTTCCTGGGCCAGGCCCAGGTGCACGCGGCGGGTTTCCGGACCGAGCTGAAGGTGGAACAGACCATCCATGACCTGCCGGGGGTGGTGGAAACGCTCCGGACCGATCCGGACGTCGCCGCCTTCGTCGAGCGCATCCAGGTGATGGGCATGGTGAGCTCCGCCGCCGACGCCGAGTCGGTGGGGGTCTTCGGTGTGGACCCGGAAAAAGAAAAGAAGCTCTCCAAGATCGCCCAAGCCGTCGTGAAGGGGGAAGGGCTGGGAGGGAGCGGGGACAACGGCATCCTCCTGGGGGAACGCCTGGCCATGACCCTCCAGGTCGGGGTGGGCGACCGGGTGGTGGTCACCTGTGCCAGGGCCGGGACGGGGGAACTGGAGCAGGAGATGTTCCGGGTAAAAGGACTTTTCGCCTTCAATTCCGCCGCCATGGACCGGGACCTGGCCTTCATCGGCCTGGAAAAGGCCCGGTCGATGGCGGGCCTGCCGGGGGCCGCCCACGAGATCGCCTTCCGTTTCAAGGAAGGGGACGGTTCGGAAGCTTTCCACGATGGGCTTTATCGGAAGCTCTCCGAGAACGGCAACGAGGCCCTGGACTGGAGCCGGCTCATGCCCGACATGAAGTCGGCGATGGACCTGACCGGTGTTTCTTCCGCCATCCTGGCCGTCCTCCTGGCGGTCCTGGCGGGCCTGGCGATCCTCAATACCCTCTTCATGGCGCTCTACGAGCGGTTCTTCGAGTTCGGTGTCCTGCGGGCCCTGGGCACCCGGCCCTTCCAATTGGGGGCCCTCGTCATGGCCGAATCGGCGGCCTTGGGGTTGTTGAGCGTGGCCTTGGGGACGTTGTTGGGGTTCCTCTTTACCGGGATCCTGTCGGCCACCGGCGTCAATTACGCGGGCATCGAGTTCTCGGGGGTGACCTTCCAGCAGGCGGTCTATCCCCAGATGCGGGCCCTGCAATACACGGTCTTTCCCCTGGGGGTCTGGGTCTTCACGGTGTTGATCGCCCTTTACCCGGCCGTGCACGCCGCCAGGATCGTGCCCGCCAAGGCCTTGCACCGCAGTTTGGGTTGA
- a CDS encoding trehalose-6-phosphate synthase, with amino-acid sequence MKDYLSRSLRRLTEASNRAAARVERLREFDHITTRESLLELVGKKLKDRQLLLVSNREPYAHVMRDGKITVIRNAGGLTIALDSIARAFHSLWVCHGAGAADFEVAGPDGLVAVPPGEESYKLKRLALEREEEKGYYEGFSNETLWPLCHVSYVRPKFHPADWETYDAVNRKFAEAVADSAEPGALVFLQDYHLSRVALHLKALRPDLVTVLFWHIPWPNPEIFRILPWKKEILEGLLANDILGFHLKYHSENFLDTVDSELETRIDWERHRVSRGDRVTQVRYYPISIDFDSIFRQSQGPEVEKACKELSQEPAFAGQKLILGVDRLDYTKGIPERLDALDRLLDLYPEYHGRIKFLQIGVPSRTGLEDYQQVVNAIEERCAFLNAKHGKGGWEPVIFLKGHQDFDTLLPYYRLADVCVVSSLHDGMNLVAKEFVASSSNDRGVLVLSPFTGAARELEQALLVNPYDMESFAQTLRVALEMPAEEQKARLDRMRLTVAENNIYSWAQQILTEVIHLAEDQALERGTA; translated from the coding sequence TTGAAGGATTACCTGAGCCGTTCCCTCCGCCGCCTCACCGAGGCTTCCAACCGCGCGGCCGCCCGCGTCGAACGCCTGCGGGAATTCGACCATATCACCACCCGGGAATCCCTCCTCGAACTGGTCGGAAAGAAACTCAAGGACCGCCAACTGCTCCTGGTCTCCAACCGGGAGCCCTATGCCCATGTGATGCGCGACGGCAAGATCACCGTCATCCGCAACGCCGGCGGCCTCACCATCGCACTGGACTCCATCGCCCGGGCCTTCCATTCCCTTTGGGTCTGCCACGGGGCGGGCGCGGCCGATTTCGAGGTGGCCGGTCCGGACGGCCTGGTGGCCGTCCCACCGGGCGAGGAAAGCTACAAATTGAAGCGTCTGGCCCTGGAGCGTGAGGAGGAAAAGGGCTATTACGAGGGTTTCTCCAACGAGACCCTCTGGCCCCTTTGCCACGTTTCTTATGTCCGGCCCAAGTTCCACCCCGCCGACTGGGAGACCTACGACGCGGTGAACCGCAAGTTCGCGGAGGCCGTGGCGGATTCCGCCGAACCCGGCGCCCTGGTCTTCCTGCAGGACTACCACCTGAGCCGGGTGGCCCTGCACTTGAAGGCCCTTCGCCCCGACCTAGTCACGGTGCTTTTCTGGCACATCCCTTGGCCCAATCCCGAGATCTTCCGCATCCTGCCTTGGAAGAAGGAGATCCTGGAAGGTTTGCTGGCCAACGACATCCTGGGGTTCCACCTCAAGTACCACAGCGAGAACTTCCTCGATACGGTGGACTCCGAACTGGAGACCCGGATCGACTGGGAACGTCACCGTGTCTCCCGGGGCGACCGGGTGACCCAGGTCCGTTATTATCCCATCTCCATCGACTTTGATTCCATCTTCCGGCAGTCCCAGGGCCCGGAGGTGGAGAAGGCTTGCAAGGAATTGTCCCAAGAGCCGGCCTTCGCCGGGCAGAAGCTCATCCTGGGTGTCGACCGGTTGGATTACACCAAAGGCATCCCGGAGCGGTTGGACGCCCTGGACCGCCTGCTCGACCTCTATCCCGAATACCACGGCCGCATCAAGTTCCTCCAGATCGGGGTGCCCAGCCGCACGGGCCTGGAGGATTACCAACAGGTGGTCAACGCCATCGAGGAACGCTGTGCCTTCCTGAACGCCAAGCACGGCAAGGGCGGGTGGGAACCGGTGATCTTCCTCAAGGGCCACCAGGATTTCGACACCCTGCTCCCCTATTACCGCCTGGCGGACGTCTGCGTGGTGAGCTCCCTGCACGACGGAATGAACCTGGTGGCCAAGGAATTCGTGGCCTCCTCCAGCAACGACAGGGGCGTGCTGGTCCTGTCGCCCTTCACCGGCGCGGCGCGCGAGCTGGAACAGGCGCTGTTGGTGAACCCCTACGACATGGAGAGCTTCGCCCAAACCCTTCGCGTGGCCCTGGAGATGCCGGCGGAGGAGCAGAAGGCGCGCCTGGACCGCATGCGCCTCACGGTGGCCGAGAACAACATCTATTCCTGGGCCCAGCAGATCCTCACCGAGGTCATCCACCTGGCGGAGGACCAGGCCCTGGAAAGGGGGACGGCATGA
- the otsB gene encoding trehalose-phosphatase, whose translation MKAAPYFYPGGEREAGPTVFQKTPRLISLDFDGVLAEIAPTPSMAYLQDRFRKVLTGILAQPETKVIILGGRSVQDLRDKVRLPGILYVGNHGLDFSPPAAGWGIPALSAWIREVQAARGRLEKLVRSWPQALLEVKGPDLSLHFRRLAPDRAAVLLPQALEAVRDLPVDHREGKCVLEIKPADSPGKGHALRRIADRFFMGKPPGICVHVGDDPSDEDAFSVLRSMRITALGFKVGPEPTQAHYRLRDLDQVHRFLGSFLRD comes from the coding sequence ATGAAGGCCGCCCCCTATTTCTATCCCGGGGGCGAACGGGAGGCCGGCCCGACGGTCTTCCAAAAGACGCCCCGTCTCATCTCGCTGGATTTCGACGGCGTGCTGGCCGAGATCGCTCCCACGCCTTCCATGGCCTATCTGCAGGACCGATTCCGTAAGGTCCTGACGGGGATCCTGGCCCAGCCGGAAACCAAGGTAATCATCCTGGGCGGCCGCTCGGTTCAGGACCTGCGGGACAAGGTCCGCCTGCCCGGCATCCTTTACGTGGGGAACCACGGACTGGATTTCTCGCCCCCGGCCGCCGGCTGGGGTATTCCGGCCCTGAGCGCCTGGATCCGCGAGGTCCAGGCGGCCCGTGGAAGGCTGGAGAAACTGGTCCGTAGCTGGCCCCAGGCCCTGCTGGAAGTGAAGGGGCCGGATCTGAGCCTGCATTTTCGCCGATTGGCCCCGGATCGGGCGGCCGTCCTGCTTCCCCAGGCCCTGGAGGCGGTGCGGGACCTGCCGGTGGACCACCGGGAGGGGAAATGCGTGCTGGAGATCAAGCCCGCGGATTCACCGGGCAAGGGCCACGCCCTGCGGCGCATCGCCGACCGGTTCTTCATGGGGAAGCCCCCGGGCATTTGCGTGCATGTGGGGGATGACCCTTCCGATGAGGACGCTTTTTCGGTGCTGCGCTCGATGCGCATCACCGCCCTGGGGTTCAAGGTGGGGCCCGAACCCACCCAGGCCCATTACCGCCTGAGGGACCTGGACCAGGTCCACCGGTTCCTCGGCTCTTTCCTTCGGGATTGA
- a CDS encoding ABC transporter substrate-binding protein, giving the protein MTAGISRTGYGWALAALLALPIACAPGNPKAPASGPVTITYWEKWNGFEGDAIQAVVDSFNTKQDRIHVDLMTVSEIEKKLLIAAAGGDPPDISGLYSRNVQVYAEKGALEPLDGDMAGHGIRLSDFIPIYLKECRLRDRTYALPIAGMTLALHYNKDLFKAAGLDPDRPPRTIREFEEYAQKLTLPDGKGGYQQMGFLPTEPGWWNWSWPYYTGGSLYDYKTHSVTADTPENRRALQWFADYSRKYGVAKTSAFRGGFGNFASPQNAFMAGKLAMILQGVWMPTFIRHFNPKLNYGVAPFPAYSEQVHDRTLIEGDVVVIPAGSPHPKEAMEFLAYLVSPEGQEKLSLLQGKFPMLKKVSKDFWRKNQNPWLHVFRDLADSPGAFTAPRMGIFAEYFDEGNAAFDQVWLLQKTPEEVLGGLQKRIGKLWARELRRMDRLGLKPSD; this is encoded by the coding sequence GTGACCGCAGGAATTTCCAGGACCGGATACGGATGGGCCCTCGCCGCCCTCCTCGCGCTTCCCATCGCCTGCGCGCCGGGGAACCCGAAGGCGCCCGCTTCGGGGCCCGTCACCATCACCTATTGGGAAAAATGGAACGGCTTCGAGGGCGACGCCATCCAGGCGGTGGTGGATTCCTTCAACACAAAGCAGGACCGCATCCACGTGGACCTCATGACCGTCAGCGAGATCGAGAAGAAGCTCCTCATCGCCGCCGCCGGGGGCGACCCGCCGGACATCTCCGGCCTCTATTCGCGCAACGTTCAGGTCTATGCCGAGAAGGGAGCCCTGGAACCCCTCGACGGGGACATGGCCGGCCACGGCATCCGGCTCTCGGATTTCATCCCCATCTATCTCAAGGAATGCCGGCTCCGGGACCGCACCTACGCCCTTCCCATCGCGGGCATGACGCTGGCCCTCCATTACAACAAGGACCTGTTCAAAGCCGCCGGGCTCGATCCCGACCGCCCCCCGAGAACGATCCGGGAGTTCGAGGAATACGCCCAAAAGCTCACCCTTCCCGACGGCAAGGGCGGCTATCAACAAATGGGATTCCTCCCCACCGAGCCCGGCTGGTGGAACTGGTCCTGGCCCTATTACACCGGGGGCAGCCTTTACGACTACAAGACCCATTCGGTCACCGCCGACACGCCGGAGAACCGCCGGGCCCTCCAATGGTTCGCCGATTACTCGAGGAAATACGGAGTGGCCAAGACCAGCGCCTTCCGGGGCGGATTCGGAAACTTCGCCTCGCCCCAGAACGCCTTCATGGCGGGCAAGCTCGCCATGATCCTCCAGGGCGTCTGGATGCCCACCTTCATCCGGCATTTCAACCCCAAGCTCAACTATGGGGTGGCCCCCTTCCCGGCCTATTCCGAGCAGGTCCATGACCGGACCCTCATCGAGGGCGACGTGGTGGTCATCCCCGCCGGGAGCCCGCACCCGAAGGAGGCCATGGAGTTCCTGGCCTACCTGGTCAGCCCCGAGGGACAGGAAAAGCTGAGCCTTTTGCAGGGCAAGTTCCCCATGTTGAAGAAGGTCTCCAAGGATTTCTGGAGGAAGAACCAAAACCCCTGGCTCCACGTCTTCCGGGACCTCGCCGACTCGCCTGGGGCCTTCACGGCGCCCCGCATGGGCATCTTCGCCGAGTACTTCGACGAGGGGAACGCGGCCTTCGACCAGGTCTGGCTGCTCCAAAAGACCCCGGAGGAGGTCCTCGGGGGACTGCAAAAACGCATCGGCAAGCTCTGGGCCCGGGAACTGCGCCGCATGGACCGCCTGGGCTTGAAGCCATCGGATTGA